GATGATTTAACAGTTGGTATGGAATTACAAGGAACAGTTCGCAATGTGGTCGATTTCGGAGCATTCGTAGACGTCGGATTGAAAAATGATGGGTTAGTGCACATATCCAAATTGAAAAAAGGATTTGTAAAGCATCCGCTTGATGTAGTTTCCGTTGGGGATGTTGTCACCGTTTGGGTGTTAGATGTAGATAAACAAAAAGAGCGTGTAGCCTTAACAATGTTGCCACCAAACGAACAATAAGAAGAAAACGCTGCTTTTTATGAGCAGTGTTTTCTTCTATAATAATACCAGCATTGATTTAATAACTTAATTTGGTATCGATTTTTTTCAAAAAATGCGCGCCGAATTTGATTTTGAAACCAAGTAGGCATCTGTTATACCTCCTCGTTTATCTGCCCAGTTAATTATTAATT
The sequence above is a segment of the Bacillus sp. (in: firmicutes) genome. Coding sequences within it:
- the cmpA gene encoding cortex morphogenetic protein CmpA, whose product is MPTWFQNQIRRAFFEKNRYQIKLLNQCWYYYRRKHCS